From Micromonospora echinaurantiaca:
CTGCGGCGGGCGGTCGAGGCGCACCGGGAGAGCCTGGAATCCACTCCGGCAGGCGACCGGGAACGCCCGGTGCGGCTGTTCCACCTCGGCAACGTTCTCGGCGACCGCTACGAACTCGACGGTGACCGGGCCGCGCTGGACGAGTCGATCACCCTGCTCGGCGACGCGGCGCGGGCCGCCGGGGTCGACCCCCGGATCCGGGCCATGGCCCAGGGCAACCTCGGCCAGCGGCTGCGCGACCGCTGGCGGTTGCGCCACGATTCGGCCGACCTGGACCGGGCGGTCGACGCCCTCACCGCGGCCGCCGGGGGCATGGCCGATCCGCGGGTGACCGTGCTGCTCGGCAGCGCCCTGGCCGACCGGTTCACGCGCGCCCAGGCGGCCGCCGACCGGGACGCCGCGATCGGGGCGTACCGCACCGCGCTGGCTGCCGGCGGGCTCGACCGGGCGCTGGCCGGCGTGGCCCGGGTCGGCCTGGCCGCGCTGCTCGGCGCCCGATACGGGACCGACGGCGATCCGGCCGACCTGGACGCGGCGATCGACGCGCATCTGGCCGCCGTGGCCGACGCGCCGGACCCGGACGGGCTGCGGCACATTGCGGGCAAGCTGCTCGAACAGCGGTACGCCCGGGACCGGCGCGATGCCGACCTGCGGAGCGCGATCCACCTGCTGCGGCTCGGCGTCGCCGGCGCCCCGGACGACACCGAGCGGGCGGTTCGCCTATCCGACCTCGCGTACGCGCTGGGCCGCTGGCACGCCGCGCTGGACGGGCTCGATACGCTGCGCGCCGCCGAGAACGGCCTGCGCGAGGCGGTACGGCTGCTCCCGGCCGGGCATCCCGAGCGGCCGGACGTGCTGAACAACCTCGGCGAGCTGTGGCGGGAGATCGCCGACCGGACCGGTGCGGCCGACCGGCTGGAACCGGCCGCCGCCGTGCTGCGGGAGGCGGTGGCCACGGCCCGGCCCGACTCGCCGAAGCTGCCGGCCTACCTGTCCAACCTCGGCCTGGTGCTGCAGGCGCTGTTCGCCCGCACCCAGGACCTGGCCACCCTGACCGAGGCGGTCGAGGTGCTGCGCCGGGCGCTCGCCTCGACCCCGGCCGAGCACCCGGACCGCCTACTCGTCCTGACCAACTACGGCTCGGCGCTCAACCGCCGGGTCGAGGCGACCCTCGCCAGGCCGGAGGGCGTGGCCGACGCCGTCGGGCCGGACGTGGAGACGGCGGTGGCGGCGCTGCGCGAGGCGACGGACCTGGCGCGACAGGGCGCGGAGGCGCACGAGGTCGGCAAGGCGCTCGGCACGCTGGCCCTGGCGAACCTGCTGCGCCACCAGGTCACCGGTGACCCGGCGGCGCTCGACGAGGCGGTCGACGCGTTGGCGGCGGCCCGCGACGTCACCGAGGGCAGCGGCCCGGACCGGCACCGGCTGCTGACCAGCCTCGGCGGCGCCCTGCTGTGGCGGTCCCGGCTGGCCGGCCGCTCCGCCGATCTCGCGGCGGCGGTCCGGGCGTTCCGGGAGGCGCCGGCCGGCCTCCCGGCCGGGCACGCCGACCGGGCGACGTACCTGATCAACCTGGCCGTCGCGCTGGACGAGGCGGCCGCCCGGGCGGGCGGCGGCGTCCCGGTCCTGGACGACGATGCGCAGCCGGCCGAGCCTGACCCGGCCACCGAGCCGGCCGCGTCGGACGTCCGGGAGTGGGCCGGCACCTCACCCGACGCGCTGCGCGCCGAGGCGCTGGCAGCGCTGCGCGAGGCGGCCGCCGTCGAGGCCGCGCCCTCGCTGCTGCGGGCCACCGCCGCCCGGCGGTACGCCGCCCTCGCCGAACACCTCGGCGACCTGCCCGCCGCCCTGGCCGGGTACGCCTCGGCGATCGAGCTGATCGACCTGGTCGCCTGGCACGGCATGGACCCGGACGACCAGGCGCGACTACTGGCCCAGTTCCCCGGCCTCGCCGGGGCGGCCGCGGCGTGCGCCCTCGCCGTCGGGCGGCCGGACCGGGCGGTGGAGCTGCTGGAGTACGGCCGGGGCGTGCTGCTCACCCGGGTCCGCGACGCCCGGGCCAGCCTCGACGCGCTCCGGAAGCGGGCACCGGAGCTGGCCGACCGGTTCGCCGAGGTGCAGGCCGAGCTGGACGGCCTCACCCCGAGCCCGGCGGGCGCGCGTGCCGCGCTGGCCACCGGCGCGGCGGTCGCCGGGTCGGCCCTCGACGTCGGCATGGCGGTCGCCGGGTCGGCCATCGGCGTCGGCATGGAACCGCCGGCCGGCAACCCGGAGCGGCGGCACGAGTTGGCCGTCCGGCGACGCGAGCTGCTGGCCGACATCCGCCGGCTGCCCGGGTTCGCGGACTTCCTCCGCCCACCCGCCTTCGCCGACCTGACCCGGGCCGCCGGCCGGGGGCCGGTCGTGCTGGTCAACGTGGCGCGGCGGCGCTGCGACGCGCTGGTGGTCGACGGCAGCGGTGTCCGGGTGGTCCCGCTACCGCAGCTGACCCAGGCCGACCTGGTCGACCGGGTGGTCGCCTTCCTCACCGCCATCCGTGCGGTCACCGCGCCCG
This genomic window contains:
- a CDS encoding CHAT domain-containing protein; the protein is MWRRDTDPLARLRRRLDAFGSTMDPRHVLDPRALREAEDVAELVSRGSRQGRLDERAAEAVFLLACLHWYRYQVLPAGQGQAERDYAVLLTELLLAAAPERVPPSLLEMLRVHGPRSAAARGGVPGQRSAPSEAGARTAPTAPSGSGGPGSAGRAGSSGEPGSSGEEAMALFLEAAQLMGGAERSGDYSTADRAVDLLRRAVAGTPAGDPARLHYLSALGKAHRDLFLHRGRSPEHLRRAVEAHRESLESTPAGDRERPVRLFHLGNVLGDRYELDGDRAALDESITLLGDAARAAGVDPRIRAMAQGNLGQRLRDRWRLRHDSADLDRAVDALTAAAGGMADPRVTVLLGSALADRFTRAQAAADRDAAIGAYRTALAAGGLDRALAGVARVGLAALLGARYGTDGDPADLDAAIDAHLAAVADAPDPDGLRHIAGKLLEQRYARDRRDADLRSAIHLLRLGVAGAPDDTERAVRLSDLAYALGRWHAALDGLDTLRAAENGLREAVRLLPAGHPERPDVLNNLGELWREIADRTGAADRLEPAAAVLREAVATARPDSPKLPAYLSNLGLVLQALFARTQDLATLTEAVEVLRRALASTPAEHPDRLLVLTNYGSALNRRVEATLARPEGVADAVGPDVETAVAALREATDLARQGAEAHEVGKALGTLALANLLRHQVTGDPAALDEAVDALAAARDVTEGSGPDRHRLLTSLGGALLWRSRLAGRSADLAAAVRAFREAPAGLPAGHADRATYLINLAVALDEAAARAGGGVPVLDDDAQPAEPDPATEPAASDVREWAGTSPDALRAEALAALREAAAVEAAPSLLRATAARRYAALAEHLGDLPAALAGYASAIELIDLVAWHGMDPDDQARLLAQFPGLAGAAAACALAVGRPDRAVELLEYGRGVLLTRVRDARASLDALRKRAPELADRFAEVQAELDGLTPSPAGARAALATGAAVAGSALDVGMAVAGSAIGVGMEPPAGNPERRHELAVRRRELLADIRRLPGFADFLRPPAFADLTRAAGRGPVVLVNVARRRCDALVVDGSGVRVVPLPQLTQADLVDRVVAFLTAIRAVTAPAGAAPAGSGAAGGGPAEALADQRRRLAARRTITGTLDWLWRVVARPVLDDLDPAATGGTDLPRLWWCPTGLLSLLPLHAASPATGDGALDRVVPSYTASLRELLRAGDGRAAGSVTVDAALFVGLPQTPGLADLPGVDREQEIVTRHLARVQPLTGPAATRQAVLAALAGRPVAHLSCHGAQDLAAPALGRLALADGPLHVRDLWQLRAAAPAGLAVLSACETVRGGAVLPDETISLGTAFQLAGFRHVIGSLWSISDAVTARLCDRLYAGLAAPGGPGRIDPERAAIALHAAVRETRHALREAPELWAAYAHVGP